In a single window of the Manis pentadactyla isolate mManPen7 chromosome 14, mManPen7.hap1, whole genome shotgun sequence genome:
- the LOC118924075 gene encoding ubiquitin-conjugating enzyme E2 D2-like — MFHWQATIMGPNDSPCQGGVFFLTINFPTDYPFKPPKVAFTTRIYHPNINSNGSICLDILRSRWSPALTISKVLLSICSLLRDPNPDDPLVPEIARIYKTDREKYNRIAREWTQKYAM, encoded by the coding sequence ATGTTCCATTGGCAAGCTACAATAATGGGGCCAAATGACAGTCCCTGTCAGGGTGGAGTATTTTTCTTGACAATTAATTTCCCAACAGATTACCCCTTCAAACCACCTAAGGTTGCATTTACAACAAGAATTTATCATCCAAATATCAACAGTAATGGCAGCATTTGTCTTGATATTCTACGGTCACGGTGGTCTCCTGCACTAACTATTTCAAAAGTACTCTTGTCCATCTGTTCTCTGTTACGTGATCCCAATCCAGATGATCCTTTAGTGCCTGAGATTGCGCGGATCTACAAAACAGATAGAGAAAAGTACAACAGAATAGCTCGGGAATGGACTCAGAAGTATGCGATGTAA